In one window of Candidatus Scalindua sp. DNA:
- a CDS encoding glycosyltransferase, which translates to MNNTEEKVQPEPLVSVIMTTYNAEKYLKTAIESIVKQTFQDFEFVILDDGSTDHTRDILKTYLQPNVILEFREHLGRAKALNTAITLSRGKYIANIDADDIALPERLEKQVKFLDENPDIVIVGSSRFIIDERTGKRRIELYATTDGDIRKEMSTGNPFFHSAVMLRKNSLEVVGMYNEKQKCSVDYELWARLLSKYKGANLKEPLAVKRQYANSSFDTNPSLEFYKIYLLFIIRMKIFYNINMNFRGFLLPFLDVMRQSISTFYGFLIKKF; encoded by the coding sequence ATGAATAACACTGAAGAAAAGGTACAACCTGAGCCTTTAGTTAGTGTAATTATGACAACATACAATGCAGAAAAATATCTAAAAACTGCTATTGAGAGTATTGTAAAACAAACCTTTCAAGATTTTGAATTTGTAATTCTGGATGATGGATCAACTGACCATACTAGAGACATTCTAAAAACTTATCTGCAGCCTAACGTCATACTGGAATTTCGTGAACACCTCGGTCGTGCAAAAGCATTAAATACTGCTATTACACTATCGAGGGGTAAATACATTGCAAATATTGATGCTGACGATATTGCACTACCGGAAAGACTGGAAAAACAAGTTAAATTCCTCGATGAAAATCCCGATATCGTAATTGTTGGAAGCTCACGGTTTATCATTGATGAAAGAACAGGTAAACGCCGGATAGAGCTTTATGCAACTACAGATGGCGATATCAGAAAAGAGATGAGTACGGGAAATCCTTTCTTTCACAGCGCTGTTATGCTACGGAAAAACAGTTTAGAGGTGGTTGGAATGTATAATGAAAAACAAAAATGCTCTGTGGATTATGAATTATGGGCAAGGCTGCTTTCAAAATACAAGGGTGCAAACCTCAAGGAACCTCTGGCGGTTAAGAGACAGTATGCTAACAGCAGTTTCGATACAAATCCTTCTTTAGAGTTTTATAAGATCTATCTTTTATTCATAATTAGAATGAAAATTTTCTATAATATAAATATGAATTTCCGAGGCTTCCTTTTACCATTTCTTGATGTCATGAGACAAAGTATATCGACTTTTTATGGGTTTCTTATCAAAAAATTTTAA
- a CDS encoding sulfotransferase domain-containing protein, with product MKPNFIGIGGQRCGTTWLSSCLRDHPEVCNSKRKEEHFFDHYYHKGYESYERSFESCSGSKVVGEFSTSYLYDYNAPKRVYRYNPDMKIIVCLRNPIERAYSQHLWHISLGYVSGKNLQFENALENNPMYIEQGLYYEHLKAWSGYFPLSSRLLVLIFEEMLRDPLPSIQSVYRFLEIDPCFIPDNVNRRINKAVLPKSRKLERLIHGSQILRTIGVGYLIDFAKSVGIKKAIQHLNYKDLPNVCELNNQTRKKLQKIFCDDNRELANLLNKDLSSWNE from the coding sequence ATGAAACCGAACTTTATTGGTATTGGTGGGCAAAGGTGTGGAACTACCTGGCTATCGAGTTGCTTAAGAGACCATCCTGAAGTTTGCAATAGTAAACGCAAGGAGGAGCATTTCTTTGATCATTACTACCATAAAGGATACGAGAGCTATGAAAGAAGTTTTGAAAGCTGTTCCGGTAGCAAGGTAGTTGGTGAATTTTCTACATCGTATTTATATGATTATAATGCTCCAAAAAGAGTGTATAGGTATAACCCGGACATGAAGATTATTGTATGCCTGAGAAATCCTATTGAAAGGGCCTATTCGCAGCATCTTTGGCATATATCATTAGGTTATGTTAGCGGTAAAAACCTTCAATTCGAAAATGCCCTGGAAAACAATCCAATGTACATCGAACAAGGCTTATATTACGAACATTTGAAGGCATGGTCTGGGTACTTCCCGCTTTCAAGCAGACTTCTGGTGCTTATTTTTGAAGAGATGCTGAGGGATCCCCTTCCTTCTATTCAATCAGTCTATCGGTTTTTAGAAATCGACCCATGTTTCATTCCGGATAACGTTAACAGACGCATTAATAAAGCAGTTCTCCCTAAAAGCAGGAAACTGGAAAGACTTATTCATGGGTCACAGATTTTGAGGACAATTGGCGTGGGTTATTTAATAGATTTTGCAAAATCTGTGGGAATAAAAAAAGCCATACAGCATCTTAATTATAAAGATCTACCAAATGTCTGCGAATTGAATAATCAAACAAGAAAGAAACTGCAGAAGATATTTTGTGACGATAACAGGGAATTAGCTAATCTGCTGAATAAGGACTTAAGCTCTTGGAATGAATAG